One Acidimicrobiia bacterium DNA segment encodes these proteins:
- a CDS encoding SCP2 sterol-binding domain-containing protein, which yields MPLLIDENWLNAINSALVEAHSTTGKPNNPAEPTDQVELVVSGTKGGKVATRWSLENAWLHSVRVALPDEEPATLTMPIKAAELQSLLAGELDPAVAFMRGDLKPEGPTGSLLEFLAALNRPETKAALALFSAGSGAGLSGDLDS from the coding sequence GTGCCGCTACTAATTGACGAAAACTGGCTAAACGCTATTAATTCGGCCTTAGTTGAAGCCCATTCGACCACCGGCAAACCAAACAACCCGGCAGAGCCAACCGATCAGGTCGAATTGGTTGTTTCTGGAACCAAAGGTGGCAAGGTTGCCACACGATGGAGCCTAGAAAACGCTTGGTTGCATTCGGTGCGCGTTGCATTGCCCGACGAAGAACCGGCAACTTTAACGATGCCCATTAAAGCGGCCGAGTTACAGAGTTTGTTGGCGGGTGAGCTCGACCCGGCTGTGGCCTTTATGAGGGGTGATTTAAAACCAGAAGGTCCAACTGGTTCGCTCTTAGAGTTCTTAGCGGCTTTAAATCGGCCCGAAACCAAAGCGGCCTTGGCCTTATTCAGTGCAGGTTCTGGCGCTGGGCTAAGCGGAGATCTCGATAGCTGA